Proteins co-encoded in one Prevotella sp. E13-27 genomic window:
- a CDS encoding PASTA domain-containing protein, with protein sequence MSIKEFFSKFVSRFVMWHLLAMVLVIVALCFGVSYSLQVYTHHGEGIEIPDLYGMDCDDAADMLKKQGILVVINDTGYNKKMDADCILAQTPGAGTKVKEGRTVYLTINSTSSPRVKIPDIIDNSSYREAQARLSAIGFTLVEPKVIDGERDWVYGVMAGAKNLQSGDMVSIETPLMLVIGNGKAVIENSEDALLDTLDTTDGGVEKDEFEEIVGVE encoded by the coding sequence ATGAGTATAAAAGAGTTTTTTAGTAAGTTTGTAAGCCGCTTCGTAATGTGGCATCTCTTAGCCATGGTGTTGGTGATAGTCGCACTGTGTTTTGGCGTCAGCTATTCGCTTCAGGTATATACGCATCATGGAGAAGGAATAGAAATTCCCGATCTTTATGGAATGGATTGTGACGATGCAGCCGACATGTTGAAGAAGCAAGGTATATTAGTTGTCATTAATGATACAGGCTATAACAAGAAGATGGATGCCGACTGTATCCTTGCCCAGACACCGGGCGCTGGTACTAAGGTTAAGGAAGGTCGTACAGTCTATTTGACTATTAATTCCACATCATCGCCAAGGGTGAAGATTCCTGATATTATTGATAACAGCAGCTACCGCGAAGCACAGGCACGTCTGTCTGCCATTGGTTTCACTCTCGTTGAGCCAAAGGTTATTGATGGCGAGCGTGACTGGGTATATGGCGTTATGGCAGGTGCAAAGAATCTTCAGTCAGGCGACATGGTGTCTATAGAGACTCCGCTTATGCTGGTCATCGGCAATGGCAAGGCTGTAATCGAGAATAGCGAAGATGCCTTGCTTGATACTCTTGACACAACGGATGGCGGTGTCGAAAAGGATGAGTTTGAGGAAATAGTTGGTGTAGAGTGA
- a CDS encoding RluA family pseudouridine synthase: MDSLEQGGSEELYEHFRMEVDRGQVPLRIDKYLSEHMQHQTRNRIQAAAEAGFIHVCSADDARQGKSGHPVKSNYKVRPGDIITLMLDRPHFDTTIEPEDIPLDVRYEDDALMIVYKPAGMVVHPGCGNFHGTLVHAIAWHLRNLPTYDPNDPQVGLVHRIDKDTSGLLVVAKTPEAKSHLGKQFFHHDTHRSYVALVWGNFVEDEGRIEGNIGRDVRDRLRMDVFPPDSGIGKPAVTHYRVLERYGYTTLVECRLETGRTHQIRAHMKHIGHPLFADERYGGCEILRGERSASYKAYIQNCFKLCPRQVLHAKTLGFIHPVTGEQMDFTSELPEDMQALIEKWRNYTRNIEES, translated from the coding sequence ATGGACTCTTTGGAACAGGGCGGTTCTGAAGAGCTCTACGAACATTTCCGTATGGAGGTGGATCGTGGCCAGGTGCCATTGCGCATTGACAAGTATCTTTCTGAGCACATGCAGCATCAGACGCGCAACCGCATTCAAGCCGCAGCCGAAGCTGGTTTCATACATGTGTGTTCTGCCGATGATGCCCGTCAGGGGAAGAGCGGACATCCTGTTAAGAGCAACTACAAGGTTCGTCCGGGCGACATTATCACTCTTATGCTTGACCGTCCGCATTTCGACACAACCATAGAGCCTGAGGATATTCCACTTGATGTACGCTATGAGGACGATGCCCTGATGATAGTATATAAGCCCGCAGGAATGGTGGTGCATCCTGGATGTGGTAACTTCCACGGAACTCTTGTGCATGCAATAGCCTGGCACCTGCGTAATCTTCCTACTTATGACCCTAATGACCCACAGGTGGGACTCGTCCATCGTATAGACAAAGACACCAGCGGACTGCTTGTCGTTGCAAAGACACCCGAGGCGAAGTCGCATCTTGGAAAGCAGTTCTTCCATCATGATACTCATCGGAGCTATGTGGCTCTTGTGTGGGGAAACTTCGTTGAAGACGAAGGACGCATTGAGGGAAACATCGGCCGTGATGTTCGTGACCGTCTGCGCATGGATGTTTTCCCGCCTGACTCAGGCATAGGCAAGCCTGCCGTTACTCATTACCGTGTTCTGGAGCGCTATGGCTATACCACTCTCGTGGAATGTAGGCTTGAGACAGGACGAACACACCAGATACGTGCCCACATGAAGCATATAGGCCATCCGCTCTTTGCTGATGAACGCTATGGCGGATGTGAAATCCTTCGCGGAGAGCGTAGCGCCTCTTATAAGGCATATATACAAAACTGTTTCAAGCTCTGTCCCCGACAGGTGCTCCATGCCAAGACACTTGGCTTCATACATCCTGTTACTGGCGAGCAGATGGATTTCACCAGTGAACTGCCCGAAGACATGCAGGCACTCATAGAGAAGTGGCGCAATTATACTCGAAATATCGAGGAATCGTGA
- a CDS encoding D-alanine--D-alanine ligase, translating to MKQQKRTIAIVCGGDSSEHDVSLRSAQGIYSFIDKERYNVYVVDMRGTDWNVQLPDGTAAPINMNDFSFKENGKTVFFDYAYITIHGTPGENGILQGYFDLIRLPYSTSNVLVEAMTFDKFVLNNYLRGYGVRVAESVLVRCGQENKVSKKDIIDKVGMPCFVKPANDGSSFGVSKVNKPDQLAAALRVAMMESDEVMIESFLAGTEITVGCYKTKDKQVVFPVTEVVTKNEFFDYDAKYNGQVEEITPARIPAEQAERAQKLTSAIYDILHCNGIIRIDYIISPEGDITMLEINTTPGMTATSFIPQQVRAAGLSMTDVLTDIIENQF from the coding sequence ATGAAACAACAAAAGAGAACCATTGCCATCGTCTGTGGTGGCGACTCATCAGAGCACGACGTGTCTTTGCGCTCGGCTCAGGGAATCTATTCGTTCATCGACAAGGAACGTTACAATGTCTATGTGGTAGATATGCGTGGCACCGACTGGAACGTACAGTTGCCTGACGGAACTGCTGCACCAATCAACATGAACGATTTCTCGTTCAAGGAGAATGGTAAGACCGTGTTCTTTGACTATGCCTATATCACCATACACGGCACCCCAGGCGAGAACGGCATCCTTCAGGGATACTTTGATCTTATCCGTCTGCCTTATTCTACAAGCAATGTGCTCGTTGAGGCTATGACATTCGATAAGTTCGTGCTCAATAACTACCTTCGCGGTTATGGTGTGCGTGTGGCAGAGAGTGTGCTCGTGCGTTGTGGTCAGGAGAATAAGGTGAGCAAGAAAGACATCATCGATAAGGTAGGCATGCCCTGCTTCGTGAAGCCTGCCAACGATGGTTCAAGCTTCGGCGTGTCAAAGGTTAACAAGCCCGACCAGCTCGCTGCTGCTCTTCGCGTAGCAATGATGGAGAGCGACGAGGTTATGATTGAGTCGTTCCTTGCCGGCACAGAGATCACCGTTGGCTGCTATAAGACGAAGGACAAGCAGGTAGTGTTCCCTGTTACTGAGGTTGTAACAAAGAATGAGTTCTTCGACTACGATGCAAAATACAACGGTCAGGTTGAGGAGATTACTCCTGCACGTATTCCTGCAGAACAGGCTGAGCGTGCCCAGAAGCTTACTTCTGCCATCTATGACATCCTTCATTGCAATGGCATCATCCGAATAGACTATATCATTTCTCCTGAGGGTGACATCACAATGCTTGAGATCAATACAACTCCAGGAATGACAGCTACCAGCTTCATTCCTCAGCAGGTGCGTGCTGCAGGACTGTCTATGACCGACGTGCTGACCGACATCATTGAAAACCAATTCTGA
- a CDS encoding 1-acyl-sn-glycerol-3-phosphate acyltransferase, with translation MEKFDEIRPYEAGEMKEAFEALLSDRQFNAIMKGFAPWLPKGIRNGLLKLAFIGINTPLDFQKRFMKPVVNYIIRKHTDGCTFDDEALRVTNHTSHLSPLTSQSERFTFVSNHRDIVLDSAFLDVMLFNSGYHTTVEIGIGDNLLIYPWIKRLVRMNKAFTVHRGLTAHEMMRSSQLMSEYIHYAVTQKHENIWIAQREGRAKDSDDRTQESVLKMLAMGGTGDNFVDKLKDLNIVPLTISYEFDPCDYLKAQEFQQKRDNPSFKKSKQDDLDNMKTGIFGYKGRVIYRCGKPVNNWIEELRDLPKNEFFKEMASRMDKEIHAGYEPMYLNYVALDMLNGNQNYADKYSAEEKKRFMDYIESQLSKIQLPNKDEAFLRERILTMYANPLKNYLAAQ, from the coding sequence ATGGAAAAGTTTGACGAGATAAGACCTTATGAGGCTGGTGAGATGAAAGAGGCGTTCGAAGCGTTGCTTTCCGACCGTCAGTTCAATGCTATAATGAAAGGCTTTGCACCATGGCTTCCGAAAGGAATACGCAATGGCTTGCTAAAGCTAGCGTTCATTGGCATTAACACCCCTCTCGATTTTCAGAAGCGTTTCATGAAGCCAGTGGTGAACTACATCATCCGTAAGCATACCGATGGCTGCACTTTCGATGATGAAGCCTTGAGGGTAACTAATCATACCTCTCACCTCTCACCTCTCACCTCTCAGTCAGAGCGTTTCACTTTTGTCTCTAACCATCGTGACATCGTGCTCGACTCTGCCTTTCTCGACGTAATGCTCTTCAATAGTGGTTATCATACAACCGTTGAGATAGGCATTGGCGACAATCTTCTCATCTATCCTTGGATAAAGCGCCTTGTGCGTATGAACAAGGCGTTCACCGTTCATCGTGGACTCACAGCCCATGAGATGATGCGCTCTTCGCAACTCATGAGTGAGTATATTCATTATGCTGTGACGCAAAAGCATGAGAATATATGGATTGCACAGCGCGAAGGACGTGCCAAGGATAGCGATGACCGCACTCAGGAGTCGGTGTTGAAGATGCTGGCCATGGGCGGCACAGGCGATAACTTCGTAGATAAGCTTAAAGATCTAAACATCGTGCCGCTAACCATCAGCTATGAGTTTGATCCTTGCGACTACCTCAAGGCGCAGGAGTTCCAGCAGAAACGTGACAATCCATCGTTCAAGAAGAGTAAGCAGGATGACCTCGACAACATGAAAACGGGCATCTTCGGATATAAGGGACGTGTCATCTACCGCTGCGGAAAGCCTGTTAATAACTGGATAGAAGAACTGAGAGACCTGCCCAAGAACGAGTTCTTCAAGGAGATGGCCAGCCGTATGGATAAGGAGATTCATGCTGGCTATGAGCCTATGTATCTCAATTATGTCGCTCTTGACATGCTGAACGGCAATCAGAACTATGCTGACAAGTATTCTGCCGAAGAGAAGAAAAGGTTCATGGACTATATTGAAAGCCAGCTCTCAAAGATTCAGCTTCCTAACAAGGATGAGGCTTTCCTTCGCGAACGTATCCTTACAATGTATGCTAATCCATTAAAGAATTATCTGGCTGCACAATGA
- a CDS encoding DUF3109 family protein: MDNKKQIPPILQIGDILISSDILTEMFCCDLSACKGQCCIEGDAGAPVTLDEIEEIEDALDETWSDLSATAQAVIDKQGVAYTDQEGDLVTSIVNGKDCVFTYYDDIEDFNTHEPIKGCCLCALEKAFRAGKSRFCKPISCALYPIREKRFSDGTVALNYHRWDVCKDAVKKGRELSLPVYKFLEGPLVRRFGQEWYDELCDMAHELREQGYIER; the protein is encoded by the coding sequence ATGGATAATAAGAAACAGATACCGCCAATACTTCAGATAGGAGACATACTTATATCGTCGGACATACTGACGGAGATGTTCTGTTGCGACCTCAGCGCCTGTAAGGGACAGTGCTGCATAGAGGGCGACGCAGGAGCACCTGTGACGCTCGATGAAATCGAGGAAATAGAAGATGCGCTCGACGAGACATGGAGCGACCTATCAGCAACAGCTCAGGCCGTGATAGACAAGCAGGGTGTGGCATACACAGACCAGGAGGGTGACCTAGTAACAAGCATAGTGAACGGCAAGGACTGTGTGTTCACTTATTACGACGACATTGAGGACTTCAACACTCACGAACCGATAAAAGGATGCTGTCTCTGTGCATTGGAGAAGGCTTTCCGTGCAGGGAAATCTAGATTCTGCAAACCCATAAGCTGTGCCCTCTACCCTATCCGTGAGAAACGCTTCAGCGACGGCACGGTGGCACTGAACTACCACCGATGGGATGTATGCAAAGATGCCGTGAAGAAAGGACGTGAGCTGTCGCTACCTGTATATAAGTTCCTTGAGGGGCCACTGGTGAGACGCTTCGGACAGGAGTGGTATGACGAGCTCTGCGACATGGCTCACGAACTGAGAGAGCAAGGATATATTGAGAGATGA
- the ung gene encoding uracil-DNA glycosylase, which produces MREIQIEPSWKERLSGEFEKPYFAQLTERVRQEYMAGACYPPGKEIFNAFNLCPFDKVKVVIIGQDPYHEPGQAHGLSFSVKEGTVFPPSLQNIFKEISDDLGTPMPQNGDLSRWARQGVLLLNATLTVRAHVANSHASLGWQYFTDAAIQALAREREHIVYMLWGGFARSKASMIDRQRNLVLESVHPSPLSANRGGWFGQHQFSKANAYLESVGEEPIEW; this is translated from the coding sequence ATGAGAGAGATTCAGATAGAGCCTTCATGGAAGGAGAGACTGAGCGGTGAGTTTGAAAAACCTTACTTCGCACAACTCACAGAACGAGTGAGACAGGAATATATGGCTGGGGCATGCTATCCGCCAGGTAAAGAGATTTTTAACGCCTTCAACCTGTGTCCTTTTGACAAAGTGAAGGTGGTGATAATAGGACAAGACCCATATCATGAGCCAGGACAAGCCCACGGGCTGAGTTTCTCAGTAAAAGAAGGAACAGTCTTTCCACCGTCGTTGCAGAACATCTTCAAGGAGATAAGCGACGATCTGGGCACGCCTATGCCACAGAACGGAGACCTCTCACGATGGGCAAGACAAGGTGTGCTGCTGCTCAACGCCACGCTGACTGTGCGTGCCCATGTGGCAAACAGCCATGCTTCACTGGGATGGCAGTACTTCACCGATGCCGCCATACAGGCTCTCGCACGCGAGCGCGAACATATAGTATATATGCTATGGGGCGGTTTCGCAAGAAGCAAGGCGTCAATGATTGACAGGCAGAGGAACCTCGTGCTGGAGTCGGTACACCCATCACCACTGTCGGCAAACCGCGGCGGATGGTTCGGACAACATCAGTTCTCGAAAGCAAACGCCTACCTCGAAAGCGTAGGAGAAGAACCTATAGAATGGTAG
- a CDS encoding phosphoribosylglycinamide formyltransferase, which produces MKQINIAIFASGSGSNCENIIRYFSGSSLVNVSLVVSNKPDAYVLERAKRLNVPSAVITKAELNDASVMLELLKNIDFIVLAGFLPLIPEFLINAFPRRIVNLHPALLPKYGGKGMWGHHVHEAVKAAGETETGMTVHWVTPVCDSGEIIAQFSVALSPNDTVDDIASKEHQLEMQHFPQVIETIIKSL; this is translated from the coding sequence ATGAAACAGATTAACATAGCAATCTTTGCTTCTGGCAGTGGCAGCAACTGCGAGAACATCATACGTTACTTCAGTGGATCATCGCTTGTCAACGTAAGCCTTGTGGTGAGTAACAAGCCTGATGCCTACGTTCTCGAACGCGCCAAGCGCTTAAACGTGCCTTCAGCAGTCATAACAAAGGCAGAACTTAACGATGCCTCTGTGATGCTAGAATTGCTAAAAAATATCGATTTCATCGTTCTTGCCGGTTTCCTGCCACTCATTCCAGAATTCCTCATAAACGCCTTTCCGCGCCGCATAGTGAACCTCCATCCCGCCCTGTTACCAAAGTATGGCGGCAAGGGCATGTGGGGCCATCATGTCCACGAGGCAGTAAAAGCCGCAGGAGAGACAGAAACAGGCATGACAGTCCATTGGGTCACGCCAGTATGCGACTCTGGCGAGATCATTGCCCAGTTCAGCGTAGCGCTATCTCCCAACGACACCGTTGACGACATCGCCTCCAAGGAGCATCAACTCGAGATGCAACACTTCCCACAAGTTATAGAGACCATCATCAAGAGTCTTTAA
- a CDS encoding AraC family transcriptional regulator, with protein MIQTENFYWYGLAATVYMVTCLCFSAIRWFHTCRTPRERQAYIWPDRKLQCVIYTHATLLLPYILNPNSEAAWILEKTYFPATYYTYCGILLLCFFGTVKQYEKRVIVSRTAAAITAIIMSPLVINAWIPGGILTTEQTDILTKAAAATGIVMMFYSAYAMWQVHRWMNEARDDNYSNPDDFPIAYARRVWLAPIIFTPILWPALIFDSPDIMAWMNIIQAILNIVLLINVLPAWRRAAILADAEEEEKECLSNEDQNEEPSVKEERLRQIAERIEIFIEKEKGYLNPHLRIEQVVNECGYNRTYVSAVFKERFGGFFNYVNCQRLNHYNEYVKLHPNITKEAAAQESGFTSYQSYYKVRERMKDKS; from the coding sequence ATGATACAAACAGAAAACTTCTATTGGTACGGACTGGCAGCAACCGTCTATATGGTAACATGCCTGTGTTTCTCTGCGATACGATGGTTTCATACCTGTCGCACGCCGAGGGAGAGACAGGCATATATATGGCCAGACCGCAAGCTACAGTGCGTTATTTATACACATGCCACCCTCCTGCTGCCATACATTCTTAATCCTAACAGCGAAGCAGCATGGATTCTCGAGAAAACATATTTCCCTGCCACATACTACACTTATTGCGGCATATTGTTGCTATGTTTCTTCGGAACGGTGAAACAATATGAAAAACGTGTCATAGTAAGTCGCACCGCTGCAGCCATAACTGCAATAATAATGTCACCACTTGTTATTAACGCGTGGATACCTGGCGGAATACTCACCACAGAACAGACAGACATTCTCACAAAAGCGGCAGCAGCAACTGGAATAGTCATGATGTTCTATTCAGCTTATGCCATGTGGCAGGTTCACCGCTGGATGAACGAGGCTCGCGATGACAACTACTCAAACCCCGATGATTTTCCTATCGCCTACGCACGGCGAGTGTGGCTGGCACCCATCATCTTTACACCTATACTATGGCCTGCCCTCATTTTCGACAGCCCCGACATCATGGCATGGATGAACATCATACAGGCCATACTTAATATTGTGCTGCTCATCAACGTACTGCCGGCATGGCGACGCGCTGCCATACTTGCCGACGCAGAGGAAGAGGAAAAAGAATGTCTGAGCAATGAAGACCAAAACGAAGAACCAAGCGTGAAGGAGGAACGTTTGAGGCAGATAGCTGAACGTATAGAGATCTTCATCGAAAAGGAAAAAGGCTATCTAAACCCACACCTCAGAATAGAGCAGGTGGTCAACGAATGTGGCTATAACCGCACATACGTCTCAGCAGTATTCAAAGAGCGCTTCGGTGGATTCTTCAATTATGTAAACTGCCAGCGCTTGAACCACTATAATGAATATGTAAAGCTCCATCCTAACATCACTAAGGAGGCAGCAGCTCAAGAATCAGGCTTCACCAGCTACCAATCTTATTATAAGGTACGCGAGCGCATGAAAGATAAAAGCTAA
- a CDS encoding cob(I)yrinic acid a,c-diamide adenosyltransferase has protein sequence MKISKVYTRTGDKGMTSLVGGKRVLKSSLRLEAYGTVDELSSHLGLLAAMIGEGDDHEMIQRIQNNLFVVGTHLATDQSETALPASAQLPAGEVERIEQAIDAINAILPEPQGFILPGGSVAAAQAHVCRTVCRRAERCIIALTETAVVGAEIQQYINRLSDYLFVLAKKINFNSGISEIMWQNTCK, from the coding sequence ATGAAGATATCTAAAGTATATACCCGTACTGGTGACAAGGGAATGACAAGCCTTGTCGGTGGTAAGCGCGTGCTGAAATCGTCTTTGAGGCTCGAAGCCTATGGCACCGTCGATGAGCTTAGTTCGCACCTCGGTCTGCTGGCCGCCATGATTGGTGAAGGTGACGACCATGAGATGATACAGCGCATACAGAACAACCTTTTTGTAGTGGGTACTCATCTTGCTACCGACCAGAGCGAGACGGCTCTCCCTGCTTCAGCTCAGCTGCCAGCGGGCGAAGTGGAGCGTATAGAGCAAGCCATTGACGCCATCAACGCCATTCTCCCTGAACCGCAGGGCTTTATATTGCCTGGCGGCTCTGTGGCAGCTGCTCAGGCACACGTCTGTCGCACAGTCTGTCGTCGTGCTGAGCGTTGCATCATTGCCTTGACGGAAACTGCCGTTGTGGGTGCCGAGATTCAGCAGTATATAAATCGTTTGAGTGATTATCTGTTCGTTTTGGCAAAAAAAATAAACTTTAACAGCGGCATAAGTGAAATAATGTGGCAAAATACTTGTAAATAA
- a CDS encoding DUF2795 domain-containing protein, translating to MYWTLELASKLEDAPWPATKDELIDYAIRSGAPLEVLENLQEIEDEGDVYESIEDIWPDYPTKEDFLFNEDEY from the coding sequence ATGTATTGGACACTTGAATTAGCTTCAAAATTGGAAGATGCTCCTTGGCCTGCTACCAAGGATGAACTCATAGATTATGCGATTCGTTCTGGTGCACCTCTCGAGGTGTTAGAGAACTTGCAGGAGATAGAAGATGAAGGCGATGTTTATGAAAGCATTGAGGACATTTGGCCCGACTATCCTACCAAAGAAGATTTCCTTTTCAACGAGGATGAGTATTGA
- a CDS encoding PP2C family protein-serine/threonine phosphatase produces MRYKEVVPKYNHMGCVLTAVLIELDNSIINVVHVGDTRLYQYHNGQIQKLTQDHSYVGSLEEKGELTEEEAMHHPYRNYIFRFLGDTIHTFDDQKFLDTAIFPLYSGSQLLLCSDGLYDMVTSAEICQIMQQAISTEQKVKMLITKANENGGKDNITTIIIEFNSIVQNTQSKKDESKEN; encoded by the coding sequence ATGCGTTACAAGGAAGTTGTACCTAAGTACAATCATATGGGATGTGTATTGACTGCAGTCTTGATAGAACTTGACAATAGTATAATCAATGTTGTTCACGTAGGAGATACGCGACTTTATCAATACCATAATGGACAAATACAGAAACTAACTCAAGACCATTCCTATGTTGGTTCTTTAGAGGAAAAGGGAGAATTGACAGAGGAAGAGGCAATGCATCATCCTTATAGAAATTACATCTTCCGCTTTTTAGGAGATACTATCCATACATTTGACGATCAAAAATTTTTGGATACGGCAATCTTCCCTTTGTATTCTGGCTCCCAATTGCTACTTTGCTCGGATGGATTATACGACATGGTCACTTCTGCTGAAATATGTCAGATTATGCAGCAGGCAATTTCCACTGAGCAAAAAGTAAAAATGCTGATTACCAAAGCTAATGAGAATGGAGGTAAAGATAATATAACAACCATCATCATTGAGTTCAATTCGATAGTCCAGAATACTCAATCCAAGAAAGATGAGTCTAAAGAAAATTGA
- a CDS encoding RNA 2'-phosphotransferase — MGTSKKLSYLLRHSDLPDEQGWISVEDLVSRFGYTEQGLKQIVANDAKRRYEFSEDLKRVRALYGHSNQVRIQWEAAEPPAILYHGTAKRFLDFILKDGLKEIDRNYVHLSETIEEAVQVGKRHGEPVVLAIDTKVAIQDGGCFYRVPNGVWLTKSVKVKCMAVIK, encoded by the coding sequence ATGGGAACATCTAAAAAACTTTCATACCTGCTCAGGCATTCTGATTTGCCAGACGAACAGGGTTGGATTTCTGTTGAAGACTTGGTCAGTAGATTTGGTTATACCGAACAAGGGCTGAAGCAGATTGTCGCCAACGATGCAAAACGTCGCTATGAGTTCTCGGAAGACTTAAAGAGAGTACGTGCGCTCTACGGGCATTCTAACCAAGTCCGTATTCAGTGGGAAGCTGCAGAACCACCAGCAATCCTTTATCACGGAACAGCTAAAAGATTCTTGGATTTTATCTTAAAGGATGGCTTGAAAGAGATTGATAGAAATTATGTACATCTGTCAGAAACCATAGAAGAAGCCGTCCAAGTGGGTAAGCGTCATGGAGAGCCTGTAGTTTTGGCCATTGATACAAAAGTGGCCATTCAAGATGGAGGATGCTTTTATAGAGTTCCCAATGGAGTTTGGCTAACGAAAAGCGTTAAAGTTAAGTGCATGGCTGTAATAAAATAA
- the trpS gene encoding tryptophan--tRNA ligase, producing the protein MGKDITVTGDRPTGKLHIGHYVGSLVTRLDLQEKYGNNLVFIADMQALTDNFNDPLKVRTNTLEVCLDWLAVGLKPERNTFFIQSLVPELTEFTVLYMNLVSLGRLERNPTVKTEMKQKGFGVDGNPVPMGFLCYPISQAADITAFKANIVPTGEDQNPMIEQTNEIVRRFNNIYNCDVLVECHTLLSHTQRLPGIDGSSKMGKSMNNAIYLCEESSSLTEKINRMYTDPNHLHVSDPGTVEGNMVFTYLDAFDPSKEELEELKAHYRRGGLGDMVLKKRLNGIMQDFIRPIRERRNEFEKDKGEVLNILLKGSQVAREIAANTLSEVKKAMYMDY; encoded by the coding sequence ATGGGTAAAGATATTACAGTAACCGGCGATAGACCAACAGGAAAACTTCACATCGGACATTATGTTGGCTCATTGGTAACAAGACTTGATTTGCAGGAAAAATATGGAAATAACCTTGTTTTCATTGCAGATATGCAAGCGTTAACAGACAATTTTAATGACCCTCTAAAAGTTAGGACGAACACTCTTGAGGTTTGCCTTGACTGGTTAGCTGTTGGTTTAAAGCCTGAACGCAACACTTTCTTCATACAGTCATTGGTGCCAGAACTTACAGAATTTACGGTACTCTATATGAATTTAGTTTCTCTTGGACGGCTTGAGCGCAATCCCACAGTCAAGACAGAGATGAAACAGAAAGGGTTTGGCGTAGATGGCAATCCCGTTCCAATGGGTTTCCTTTGTTACCCTATTAGCCAAGCTGCCGATATTACTGCTTTCAAAGCCAATATTGTGCCCACTGGTGAGGACCAAAACCCAATGATTGAGCAAACCAACGAGATTGTCCGCCGATTCAACAATATTTACAACTGTGATGTTCTCGTTGAGTGCCACACGCTTTTGTCGCACACTCAACGCTTACCAGGCATAGATGGGAGCTCCAAGATGGGCAAGTCGATGAATAACGCTATCTACCTCTGTGAGGAATCAAGCTCTTTGACTGAAAAAATCAATAGGATGTACACCGATCCCAATCATCTGCATGTTAGTGACCCTGGCACAGTTGAAGGGAATATGGTGTTCACCTACCTTGATGCCTTCGACCCCAGCAAAGAAGAGTTGGAAGAACTGAAAGCCCATTATAGAAGGGGGGGATTGGGCGATATGGTGCTTAAGAAACGACTCAACGGCATCATGCAGGACTTCATCCGTCCTATTAGGGAACGCCGTAATGAGTTCGAGAAAGACAAGGGAGAGGTACTCAACATCCTGCTCAAAGGAAGCCAAGTGGCTAGGGAAATCGCAGCAAACACACTCTCCGAAGTTAAGAAAGCTATGTATATGGACTATTGA